A segment of the Allosaccharopolyspora coralli genome:
TCGCGACCGGTTGGCGAAAGTACTGGCGCATTACCGCAGGGCGTTCGTGACGGAGCGGGACGAGACCGCACCGGTCTGATCGGCCCCGGCTTCGACCTTCGAGAACGCGGGCTGCGGTGGGAAGGACGGTCACGTGGTTGCCGTGGCGGAACGCATCGCCGCGCTGACCGTTCGGCTGCTGGGCGAGGACTGTGTGGGTGTGTACCTGTACGGCTCGGCGGTCGCAGGAGGTCTGCGTCCGGACAGCGATGTCGACGTGCTCGTGGTGACGGAAACGTCGCTGTCCGACCAGGTTCGACGCGAGCTGATCGGAGAGCTGCTGCGCGTCTCGGGCCGCTGGCCGGTTCGGGACCACGAACACCCGGTCGAACTCACTACCGTCGTGCGCGGCGAGGTGGTGCCGTGGCTCCATCCGGCTCGCCGGGACTTCCAATACGGCGAGTGGCTGCGCGACGAGTTCGAAGCCGGGGCTCTGCCACGGCCGGCGAGCGATCCGGATCTGGCCGTGCTGGTCACGCTGGTCCGGCAGGCAGGGGTGCTGCTCGCGGGGCGGTCGCCGCAGGACGTGCTCGATCCCGTCCCGTCGCAGGACGTGATGCGGGCGATGCGGGACGGCCTGCCGGAGTTGCTCGACGGCCTCGACGGCGACGAGCGCAACGTCGTCCTCACGCTGGCGCGGATGTGGACGACGGCCGAGACGGGAGAGATCCTCTCGAAGGACGCGGCCGCAGCGCGCGTCGCCGCGCAACTCGACGGACGGGAACGCGAGATAGTCGAGCTCGCCCGAGCCGCCTACACCGGCGGCGTCGTCGACGACTGGACCGGTCTCCGTGAACCGCTGCTCGGGTTCGTGGACCGCGCGAGGCAGGTTGTCGCGGCGCCCCGTTGAGCCGTGCCATCGGAGTCACTCCTGTAGCCTCAGTTCGACCATCGGTAGCTGGTTCACCGGGACCCCCACCGTCGATTCGATCGCGCCGCGCAAGTGCTTCCAGGCTCGCGGATGTGCCTGTTGGTAGCGCCGCAGCGCCGCCGCCGACTCGTCCTCGGAGAGCATGCGAGCAGTGGCCGGGACTCGATCGCGCCCGCCGGTGCTGACGAAACACGCGGGGTGCGCCTGCAGGTTGCGGAACCATTGCGAGCGTTCGCCGAAGCCGCTGACGATGA
Coding sequences within it:
- a CDS encoding aminoglycoside adenylyltransferase family protein; the encoded protein is MVAVAERIAALTVRLLGEDCVGVYLYGSAVAGGLRPDSDVDVLVVTETSLSDQVRRELIGELLRVSGRWPVRDHEHPVELTTVVRGEVVPWLHPARRDFQYGEWLRDEFEAGALPRPASDPDLAVLVTLVRQAGVLLAGRSPQDVLDPVPSQDVMRAMRDGLPELLDGLDGDERNVVLTLARMWTTAETGEILSKDAAAARVAAQLDGREREIVELARAAYTGGVVDDWTGLREPLLGFVDRARQVVAAPR